From the genome of Papaver somniferum cultivar HN1 chromosome 2, ASM357369v1, whole genome shotgun sequence, one region includes:
- the LOC113350925 gene encoding uncharacterized protein LOC113350925, giving the protein MYHENGNGPCWNIDPCRRLKDQEIQEVMEFSRLLDDQGELVADDDIREWRSNPKGTISISSYYAWLMHDQGQIIPPKFPSKYIWNKTIPPKISFLVWAAANRAAPTLSMLSRRGMTLVNSCGFCDNSEESVEHLFLHCPFIGKIWNHFLQQLGLIWRHPNTVIEFLWKWKLKFSTKPFTFLRYCLSFAIWWSIWLERNDILIGKKQSKKTLSSLILDIKMLLLSWTINVDSFKNIKLDDFVFDWVNSFRE; this is encoded by the coding sequence ATGTACCATGAAAATGGTAACGGGCCGTGTTGGAATATTGATCCTTGTAGAAGGCTTAAGGATCAGGAAATTCAAGAGGTAATGGAGTTTTCAAGACTATTAGATGATCAAGGAGAGCTTGTGGCAGATGACGATATACGGGAGTGGAGGTCCAATCCAAAAGGTACTATTTCTATTAGTTCTTACTATGCTTGGCTCATGCATGATCAGGGACAAATTATACCTCCAAAATTTCCTTCTAAATACATTTGGAATAAGACAATTCCTCCTAAAATTAGTTTCTTGGTTTGGGCTGCTGCAAATAGAGCTGCTCCTACTCTGTCAATGTTGTCAAGAAGGGGCATGACATTAGTAAATAGCTGTGGGTTTTGTGATAATAGCGAGGAGTCAGTGGAGCACTTATTTCTTCACTGTCCTTTTATTGGGAAGATTTGGAACCACTTCTTACAGCAGCTAGGCTTGATTTGGAGGCACCCTAATACAGTCATCGAGTTCCTATGGAAATGGAAATTGAAGTTCTCGACTAAGCCATTTACTTTTTTGAGATATTGTTTGTCGTTTGCGATTTGGTGGTCAATTTGGTTGGAAAGAAATGATATCCTAATAGGGaagaaacaaagtaaaaaaaCTTTAAGTTCTCTTATTTTAGATATCAAGATGTTGTTACTTAGCTGGACTATCAATGTTGATTCGTTTAAGAATATTAAGCTTGATGATTTCGTCTTTGATTGGGTGAATTCGTTTAGGGAGTAG